The following proteins are co-located in the Pararhizobium capsulatum DSM 1112 genome:
- a CDS encoding exopolysaccharide production repressor protein, whose protein sequence is MYGPRVFVSMIGALLVFAIATYAMNGSLGMTLLQTAMCAVLLQVGYFLGVLFLVWKTARDGQLSRSEQSGSAKSGDGDAGASAIPVSRLNKPGHPNF, encoded by the coding sequence ATGTATGGGCCTCGCGTTTTTGTCAGTATGATTGGCGCCCTGCTGGTTTTCGCCATTGCAACCTATGCCATGAATGGTTCTCTCGGGATGACGCTGCTGCAGACCGCCATGTGTGCGGTTTTACTGCAAGTAGGCTATTTCCTTGGCGTTCTTTTTCTTGTTTGGAAGACTGCGCGTGACGGTCAACTCAGCCGTTCCGAGCAATCTGGTTCCGCAAAGAGCGGCGATGGGGACGCAGGTGCATCAGCCATCCCCGTTTCCCGGTTGAACAAACCCGGCCATCCCAACTTCTAA
- a CDS encoding glycosyltransferase — MDNGICVIIAAMNAAPTIARAVETALREPETIEVIVIDDGSRDDTIGAAKTVDDGSGRLRTHRFEQNRGPAAARNMAIEMSKAEVLSILDADDFLFPGRFRQLLAQEDWDFVADNIAFVDEEGASRAHLELVEIEPDPKLIDLKTFVEGNISKSGVRRGEIGFLKPLMRRAFLDENGLRYREDLRLGEDYDLYARALAAGARYKVIHSCGYGAVVRGNSLSGSHRTEDLRRLYEADRAILSQAPLSNEERRIIRQHEQHIRARYELRHFLDLKKSQGFAHALSYAVRHPAALPAIAGGIFADKSQRFRRPPEAPVALGGTGKLRYLLTAPAGRG; from the coding sequence ATGGACAACGGGATATGCGTCATAATCGCAGCAATGAATGCTGCGCCCACCATCGCACGCGCGGTGGAGACGGCGCTTCGAGAACCCGAAACCATCGAGGTCATCGTCATCGACGACGGCTCCAGGGATGACACGATCGGCGCGGCAAAAACCGTTGACGACGGCAGCGGTCGGCTAAGAACGCACCGTTTCGAACAAAATCGTGGACCAGCAGCAGCCCGCAACATGGCGATCGAGATGTCGAAGGCGGAGGTTCTTTCGATCCTGGATGCCGATGATTTTTTGTTTCCCGGCCGCTTTCGACAACTGCTGGCCCAGGAGGACTGGGATTTCGTTGCCGACAACATCGCCTTTGTCGACGAGGAGGGAGCATCCCGGGCGCACCTCGAACTTGTCGAGATCGAGCCCGATCCCAAGCTCATCGATCTCAAGACCTTCGTCGAAGGCAACATTTCGAAGAGTGGCGTGCGCCGCGGCGAGATCGGCTTCCTGAAGCCTCTGATGCGGCGGGCCTTTCTCGACGAAAACGGGCTGCGCTACCGTGAGGACCTGCGGCTTGGCGAAGACTATGATCTCTACGCCCGCGCCCTTGCTGCCGGTGCACGCTACAAGGTGATCCATAGCTGCGGTTATGGCGCAGTCGTGCGTGGCAATTCGCTGAGTGGCAGCCATCGCACCGAAGATCTGCGCCGGCTCTACGAGGCGGATCGGGCCATTCTGTCACAGGCTCCTCTTTCCAATGAAGAGCGCAGAATCATTCGCCAGCATGAACAGCACATCCGGGCTCGCTACGAGCTGCGCCACTTCCTGGATTTGAAAAAGAGCCAGGGATTTGCGCATGCGCTGAGCTACGCAGTGCGCCATCCCGCCGCTTTACCGGCCATCGCAGGCGGAATTTTTGCCGATAAGTCGCAGCGTTTTAGACGCCCTCCGGAAGCGCCGGTGGCGCTGGGCGGCACGGGAAAGCTGCGTTATCTGCTGACCGCACCGGCCGGACGGGGTTGA